The Geothrix sp. DNA segment GCCCCAGCTCCTGCACCGCCCGCGTGGCGGCGAAGACATCGGAGGGCACCACCACCACGCCCGCTTGCAGGGCCCGCCGCGTGAAGCGTTCCGGCCCGCCGGGCGGTGAGGGCAGCCAGGCGTGGGGGCAGTGGGGCTCGCCGCGCCACTCGAGCCGGCGGAGCCCCTGGGCGCAGAGCCGGTGCCGGGCCGCCAGCTCCTTGCGCTGGGCCGCCAGGCGGCGCCAGGCCGTGCCATCCTCCAGCCAGGCCGTGCCCAGGGCCATGCTCAGCGCGGTGACGTACCAGGTCGTGTGGTGCTCGGCCTCCCGGGCCCGGGCCTGCAGCATGGGCGGCAGCAGCAGGTAGCCCAGCCGCAGGCCCGGGGCCACGGTCTTGGAGAGGCCGGTGACGTAGAGCACCCGCTCGGGCGCCAGGGCCGCCAGGGGCGGTGGGGCCTCCTCGGGCAGCAGGCCGTAGACATCCTCCTCCACCAGGAGCAGGTCGTGCTTCCGGGCGATGGCCACGATGGCTTCCCGGCGTTTCAGGCCCAGGGTGGCGGTGGTGGGGTTGTTCAGGGTGGGCGAGAGCACCGCCACGCGGAGCCCCGCCCGGCAGGCCGCCTCCAGGGCCGCAGGCAGGACGCCCTCCCGGTCCATGGCCATGGGGTGGAGGCGGCGCTGGCTGTGCCGGGCCACGGCCTTCAGGCCCGGATAGACCAGGGCTTCGCAGGCCAGGTCCCCGTGCTCGCCCAGCAGACCCAGGGCCGTGTCCACGGCATGCTGGGCCCCGGCGCAGACCAGCACGCGCTCGGGTTCGGCCCGCAGGCCCCGGCGTTCCATCCAGGCCGCCGCCGCCTCCCGGTGCAGGCGGGTGTCCCCGGGGCTCGGGTAGTTGAGGAAGCGTCCGCCCGGGCCCAGGGCGGCAAGCCCATCGCTCAGGTCCCCCTCGGACAGGCCCACCGGGGGCCGGTTCGTGGAGAGGTCGATGACACCCCCCTCGGGGCGGTTCTGGAAGGCGAACAGGGCCGCTTCCGAGGCCAGGCCCAGCACGTAGGTCCCGCGGCCCACCTCGCCGCCCACCAGCAGCCGGCGGGCGGCCTCCCGGTAGGACCGCGTGATCGTGCTCACATTCACCCCCAGCAGGTCGGCCAGGGCGCGATGGGTCGGGAGCTGGTCCCCGGGCCGCAGCTGACCCAGCCGCACCGCGGCTCCGATGGCATCGGCCACGGCCAGGTAGGTGGGCCGGGAATCGGCGGAGAGGTCAGGCACCCAGATTGTCATGCATACAATTTTCAATTTAATCCACACAAAATCCACTCCTGTTATCGGACGCCGGTCGCCCGGCCTCGGAGGATCCATGAGTGGCTTGGTTTTCAACGGACAGATGGTGGCCCTGAACGAGGAGGGCTTCCTCGAGGATCCCTCCCTCTGGAACGAGGACCTGGCCAGGGCCCTGGCCCAGTCGGAAGAGGGCCTCGACGCCCTGGGCGACGAGCACTGGGCGGTGATCCGGTTCATCCGGTCCCACTTCGAGGAGAAGCAGGGGGCCCCCATGGTCCGGGCCGTCTGCAAGGGCACGGGCCTGCGGCTGCAGCAGATCTACGACCTCTTCCCCAGCGGCCCCGCCAAGGGCGCCTGCAAGCTGGCGGGCCTGCCCAAGCCGGACGGCTGCGTCTAGGAGTCACCATGTCCCCTCTCCTGGTCATCGGGGTGCTCGCGTCGGCGGCCTGGGCCGCGGCGGGCCTGGCCCTGCTGCGCGCCGAGGCCCGCGCCTACGGCCGCCGCACGCTCCATGCGGCCCCCGCGGGGGATCCCGCCGCCGGCGTGCGCTACGCCTTCACGGGAGCCATGAGCCCCACGGCCAAGGAGAGCGTCCGCGAGCACCTGCCTTCCTACGCGGCGGGCCTGGCCTACCACGCGGGGATCTTCACAGCCCTGGGCCTCCTCGCTTTCACCCTGGGCGGCCTGTCCCTGCCGGGCCCCCTGCGGATGCTGGTCAAGGTGCTGCTGGGCCTGGGGACGCTCAGCGGCCTGGGCCTGCTGCTGAAGCGTGCGCTGAAGCCCGAGCTGCGCGGGCTGTCCACGCCGGATGATGTCCTGTCGAACCTGCTGGCCACGGCCTTCGTGGCGCTTGCGCTTTTCGGATCCAGCACTCCCTGGTTGCTGAGCGCCATGCTGCTCCTGTTCTACGTGCCCCTGGGCAAGCTCCGCCACAGCCTCTTCTTCTTCGTGGCACGGCGGCAGCTCGGGGCCTTCTTCGGCCGCCGGGGCGTCTTCCCGCCGGGAGGTTCCCATGTCCGTTGAGCTTGAAGCCCAGCTCGAGTCGCTCACGGAAGAGAGCCTCGCGAAGGGGCTGGAGGTCTTCCGCCACCACCTCAAGGACGCCGAGGCGGGCTTCCTGAACGCCTGTGTCCGCTGCGGCCTCTGCGCGGACAGCTGCCACTACCACCGCGCCGAGCCCACCCTGGAGAACGTGCCGGGGCGCAAGCTCGATCACATCACCGCCGTCTTCAAGGCGCACTTCACCACCATGGGCCGCCTGGCGCCGGGCCTGGTGGGGGCGAAGCGCCTCGATCGCGACATGGCCCGGGCCTGGGTGGACGCAGTCTTCGGCCGCTGCTCGCTCTGTGGCCGCTGCTCCATCAACTGCACCATCGGCATCCCCATGCCCACCCTCTTCCGCGCGGCGCGGCGGGCCCTGGGCGCCATGGGCCTGGTGCCCGAGGACCTCCAGGCCACCGTGGACAACAGCCTGCGGCACGGCAACAACATGGCCATCGAACGCGAGGAGTGGGTCGAGACGGTCGAGTGGATCGAGGAGGAGCTCCAGGCGGAGACCGGTGATCCTCTGGCCCGGATTCCCTTGGACAAGCAGGGCGCCCGCTGCCTCTTCACCGTGAATCCCCGCGAGGCCAAGTTCTTCCCGCTGTCCCTGCAGGCCAGCGCCAAGGTCTTCTGGGCCGCGGGCGAGGACTGGACCCTGGCCAGCGACGCGGGCTGGGATCTCACCAACTACGCCCTGTTCACCTGCGAGGACGACCAGGCCGCGGCCATCGTGAAGAACCTCACGGACGCCATGACCCGCCTGGGCTGCGAGGTGCTGGTCATCGGCGAGTGCGGCCACGGCTACCAGAGCGCCCGATGGATGGGCCCGGAGTGGCTGAAGCGGGCCTTCCCCTTCCCGGTGGTGAGCATCCTGGAGCTCATGGATCAGTACCTCGATGCAGGCCGGATCGAGGTGGATCCCACGAAAAATCCGCACCCCGTGACCCTCCACGATCCCTGCAACCTGGTGCGGCACGGCGGCATCTCGGAGCCCCAGCGCCGCGTGCTGCGGAGGGCCGTGGCGAATCTGGTGGAGATGGCCCCCCACGGCGTGGAGAACTACTGCTGCGGCGGGGGCGGCGGCCAGCTGGCCATGTCCCGGTACCGGAACCGGCGGCTGAAGGCGGGCCGCATGAAGGCGGAGCAGATCAGGGCCACCGGCGCCAAGATGGTGGCCGCCCCCTGCCACAACTGCATCGACCAGCTCGGCGAGCTGAACAAGGAATACCAGCTGAAGGTCCACATCAAGACCGTGGCGGAGCTCGTCGCCGCGGCCCTCGTCACGCCCACGCCTGCGGAGGCCCAGCCATGACCCTGCTCAACCTGCCGATCCCCCCCGAAGTGAAGATGATCTACCTCGACAATGGGGCCACCTCCTTCCCCAAGCCCCAGGTGGTCTACGAGCGCATGGACACCTTCTACCGCTCGGCGGGCGTGAACCCGGGGCGCAGCGGCTTCGACCTCTGCCTGGAGGCCGGGGCCCTGGTGGACGACACCCGGCACCTGCTCTGCGACTTCTTCGGGGGCACGGATCCCAACCGCCTGGTGTTCAGCTACAACTCCACCGACGCGCTCAACCTGGCCATCTGGGGCAGCCTCCAGCCCGGCGATCACGTCGTCACGACCCACGTTGAGCACAACGCCACCCTGCGGCCCCTCTGGAAGCTGGAGCAGGAGGGCAGCCCCGTGGACTGGGTGGACTTCGACGAGACGGGCTACGTGGATCCCGCCGAGATCATCCGCCGCTTCCGGCCCGAGACCAAGGCCTGCGTCATGAACCACGCCTCCAACGTCATCGGCACCGTGCAGGATGCGGCCACCATCGGCGCCGCCTGCCGGGAACGGGGCATCCGCTTCATCCTGGACGTGAGCCAGAGCGCGGGCATGGTGCCCGTGAAGATGGATGAGCTGAACGCCGACATCGTCTGCTTCACGGGCCACAAGAGCCTCATGGGCCCCATGGGCATCGGCGGCATGTACGTCCGCGAGGGCGTGGAGATCCGCCGCACCCGCGCGGGCGGCACCGGCGTCAAGAGCGTCCAGCGCCAGCACCTGGACGAGTACCCCTACCGCATGGAGTACGGCACGCCGAACCTGCCGGGCATCGCGGGCCTCAACGCCGGCGTGGCCTGGGTGAACCAGCTGGGCCTCGCCACCATCCACCACCACGAGATGGCGTTGTGGCGGCAGCTGCGGGACGCCCTCCGGGAGATCGAGGGCGTGACCCTCTACTGCGCCGAGGACATCCCCGGACGCGAGCGCATCAGCGTCCTCTCCTTCAACGTGGAAGGGCTGGAGGCCGCGGACGTGGGCACCATGCTGGACGTGGACCACAACATCGCCTGCCGCACGGGTCTGCACTGCACGCCCATGGTGCACGAACACCTGGGCACAGCGGCCCACGGCGCGGTGCGCTTCGGCATCGGCGCCTTCAACCACGAGGCCCACATCCAGGCCGCCATCGAAGGCGTGCGGGAGATCGCCGCCGCGGGGCGGCGCCGCGCCGGGAAGGTGGCCACCGGGGCGATGGCCTAGGAGCCTGTCCAAGTATTCGAGCGCCCCCCGATGGTCTCAGGCGGGATGCAGCGCAAGGAAGGGCCCGCAGGGCGATGTGTGGGCATCGTTCAAGGGACCTGACGCCGCGGGGCGCCCGCCTGGGGCCATCCCGGAGGGCGGGTGGCGGCGCGCGTCGCGATGCGGCGTCAGGCTCGGATCGCGTAGTACCCGCTACGCTCACCTCGCCTTCCTGGCCTCGCTCGCGCGGCGCCGCCCGCGCGGGGCATTCCAATTACTTGGACAGGCTCCTAGCCCCGCCTCAGTCCGTCTTCGAGATCAGTCCGTACAGATCCGGCCGCCGGTCGCGGAAGAAGCCGAAGGAGGCCCGGTTACGCCGGATCTCCTCCAGGTCGAAGTCCGCCGTGATGACGCCGCTGGCGGCGCGGCCCAGCTCGGCCACCTTCTCGCCGCGGTGGTCGGCGATGAAGGAGTGGCCGTAGAAGGTCTGGTCGCCCTCCAGGCCGATGCGGTTGGAAGCCACCACGGGCACCACGTTGGACACGGCGTGGCCGATCATGGCCCGCTGCCAGAGGTCCTTGGTGTCCAGATCCGGGTTCTCGGGCTCGGTGCCGATGGCCGTGGGATACAACAGGATTTCAGCACCGAGGAGCATCATGGCCCGGGCGCACTCGGGGTACCACTGGTCCCAGCAGATGCCCACGCCCAGCTTGCCGAAGCGCGTGTCCCAGACCTTGAAGCCGGTGTTGCCCGGCCGGAAGTAGAACTTCTCCTCGTAGCCGGGTCCATCCGGAATGTGGCTCTTGCGATAGACACCCAGCATCGCGCCATCGGCATCCACCATGGCGAGGCTGTTGTAGAAGGCATGGCCGTCGCGCTCGAAGAAGGAGACGGGGATCACCACGCCCAGCTCCTTCGCCAGCTTCTGGAAGCGGGCGATGGTGGGGTTCCCTTCGGCGGGCTTGGCCCAGTCGAAGAACGCGTCCTTCTCCTCACGGCAGAAGTACAGGCCCTCGAAGAGCTCGGAGGGCAGGATCACCTGGGCGCCCTGGGCCGCGGCTTCGCGCACGAGGCCCTCCACCCGGGCCACGTTCTCGTCGAGGCTGCCTCCGAAGGCGCACTGGGTGGCGGCGACGCGGACCATATTCACAGAACCTCCGGCTGCTGCTGGGTGATGCAGTGGAAGGCGCCGCCCCCGCTGAGGATGGCCCGGGCGGAGCGGCCCACGGTGCGTCGGCCGGGGAGAAGGCGGGCGATGGCCGCCACCGCCTCGGCATCGAAGGGCGTGCCGTAGGTGGGGACGATGACGGCGGCGTTGCCGATGTAGAAGTTCACGAAGCTGGCGGGCATGGGCTCGCCGTCTTCGTCCTCCAGCAGGCCCGGCGAGGGGATGCGCACCACCTGCAGGCGGCGGCCCCGGGCATCGGTCATCGCCGCCAGGTCCGCGGCCAGGCGGTCGAGGATGGCCGCGTTCGGATCGGCCGGATCGCGGGCCTCCATGCAGACCACCACGCCTGGGGCCACGAAGCGGGCCAGGGTGTCGATGTGGCCGTCGGTGTGGTCGTTGAGCAGGCCCTCGTCCAGCCAGAGCACCTTCTCGGCGCCCAGGCCTTCCCGCAGGGCGGCCTCGATCTGAACCTGGTTCATCTCGGGGTTGCGGTTGGGGTTGAGCAGGCACTGGCGGGTGGTGAGCACGGTGCCCTCGCCATCCACCTCCACGGAGCCGCCTTCAAGCACCCAGCCGTGGTCCAGGCGCGGCAGCCCGGTGATCCCCGCCACCCGGCCCGCCACCTGGTCGTCGCCCGGCAGCTCATATTTCCCGCCCCAGCCGTTGAAGCGGAAGCAGGCCGCATGGAGGGCCCGGGCGGCATCCTTCACGAAGATGGGCGCCGTGTCCCGCAGCCAGATGTCGCCCACGGGCACGCGGTGGAAGCGCACGTTGGCGAGCACCGGCGCCAGGGCCGCCCGGGCCTCGGCTTCGGCGGCGTCATCCTGCACCAGCAGCTCGATGGCTTCCCCGCCATCCTCGGCGATGGCCACGCAAAGGGCCGCGAACTCCGCCTGGGCCGGGGCCAGGTTCGACCGCCAGAGGTGGCCGTGGCTGGGCCAGGCCAGCCAGCAGGCGCTGTGGCGGTCCCACTCGGCGGGCTGATGGAGGATGGGGTGGGTCATGGCGGGTTGGATCCTGGCGGGAAGGTGGGCCCCGGTGGGCGCACCCCAGTTCAGCAAAAGCCGGCGGCCCCGTCGAGGAGAATGGCTGCCGGAACAGGAAGTCGCGGCGCCTCTGGATGCCGCTTAACATGAGGGTACCACCTGGAGCCCCCATGCCGTTTCCCCGTGCCCCGCGGGCCGCGCTGCTGCTTGCGACCGCGCTTCTGCTCGCCTCCCCGCGCCTGGAGGCCCACCCGGCCCAGGCCCAGGCCGCCGCCGAGCCCGTGCGCGCGCAGTACGCCAAGCGCGAGGTGCTGATCCCCATGCGGGACGGCCGCCAGCTGTTCACGGCCATCTACACCCCAAGGGACACCAGCCGCGCCTACCCGATCCTCATGCAGCGCACGCCCTACAGCGTGTGGCCCTACGGCGAGGAGGCCTTCCCCGAGCACCTGGGGCCCTCGCCCCGCTTCCAGGCCGAGGGCTTCATCTTCGTCTACCAGGACGTGCGGGGCCGCATGATGTCCGAGGGCGACTTCGTGAACATGCGGCCCCAGCGGGCCGCGAGCGGCGCCGCCGTGGACGAGAGCACCGACACCTACGACACCATCGCGTGGCTGCTCAAGCATGTGGACGGCCACAACGGCCGCGTGGGCCAGTGGGGCATCAGCTATCCCGGCTTCTACTCCGCCGTGGCGCTGCTTTCGGGACACCCGGCCCTGAAGGCCGTCTCACCCCAGGCCCCCATCGTGGACTGGTTCCAGGGCGACGACTTCCACCGCAACGGCGCCCTCTGGCTGCCCCACGCCTTCAACTTCATGACCTCCTTCGGGAAGCCCCGGCCGGCGCCCACCAAGGCCTGGCCCGCCACGCTCGACCACGGCACCTCGGACGGCTACGAATGGTTCCTGCGCCTGGGGCCCACGGCGGCCACGCGGCAGTACACGAAGGACGTCGCCTTCTGGAACGAGATGCTGGACCATCCCACCTACGATGCCTTCTGGCAGGCCCGCAACCTGCGGCCCCAGCTGAAGGGCGTGCAGCCCGCCGTGCTCACCGTGGGCGGCTGGTTCGACGCGGAGAATCTCTTCGGCGCCCTGCAGGTATTCAAGACCCTGGGCCGCCAGAGCCCCGCCACGGACAACCGCCTGGTCATGGGCCCCTGGTCCCACGGGGGCTGGGAGCGCAGCGCCGGGGACCACCTGGGTCCCGTGCAGTTCGGGGCTGCCACCTCCGAGTGGTTCCAGGCCGAGGTGCTGTTCCCCTTCTTCATGCACCACCTGAAGGACGCGAAGGCCCCGGAGCTCGCCAAGGTAACCGTGTTCGAGACCGGCGCCAACCGCTGGCACAAGCTCGAGGCCTGGCCGCCGACACAGGCCAAGGACGCGAAACTCTACCTTCAGCCCAACGGAAATCTTTCCCTCACGCCGCCCGCGCCAGCGGGCGGCGCCGACACCTTCATCTCCGATCCGTCGAAGCCCGTACCCTTCATAGAGCAGGTGGCCATCGGCATGCCCAAGGAGTACATGACCGCGGACCAGCGCTTCGCGGGGCGCCGCCCGGACGTGCTGGTGTACCAGACCGGGCCCCTGAAGGAGGACCTGACCCTGGCCGGCCCCCTGCGCCCCGAGCTCTTCGTGGCCACCACGGGCACCGATGCCGACTGGGTGGTGAAGCTCATCGATGTCTACCCCGACGACTTCAAGAACCCGGACTTCAAACCCAGCGGCTCACCCTGGGACCCCACGCCCAACCCCATGGGCGGCTACCAGCAGCTGGTGCGCGGCGAGGTCATGCGCGGCAAGTTCCGCGACAGCCTCGAACAGCCCGCGCCCTTCACCCCCGGCCAGCCCACCCGCGTGGCCTGGTCCATGAACGACATCTTCCACACCTTCAAGAAGGGTCACCGCGTCATGGTGCAGCTCCAGAGCACCTGGTTCCCCCTCATGGACCGCAACCCCCAGGCGTTCATGAACATCAACGAAGCAGTAGCCACCGACTACCGGTCGGCCACCCACACCGTGTTTCACGATGCGGCGAGGCCGAGCGGGATTGGGGTGGGGGTGTGGTCAGAAAAGTAAAGATGAACCATCGATAATCATCCATAAAAGAGCCTGGATTAGTCCGAACCGGTGCTGCCCACCGTGCCAGTTGAGATCCTCAGGGCATCCTCTTTCGGGTGGTTAGCACATGCTGAGAGCGTAGCCAAGGTATTCAGAGTCCGTTTCTGGTCTGATCCGGTGTCGTTTAGGCACGGGGGCGACATGCCAAAAGGATTACGAAAATGTTGAGGTAAGTTAGGGGTAAATAGTCCCATGAAATTTTGAGGACTCAGGGCGCACCAGGAACAGGATCCCCTGTCACCGGTAACGAACCGACCCATGCTCCAGGTAGATAAATGGCATCAGACGAAGGAAAGCAAGTTCTCACATACGCCTGGTGAGTTCTGAGAAGCCGCTGTCCCCCTCGCGGTAGGGCAGGGGTGTGCCGGCCGACCCAGGAGGTGGTGTACATCGCCCTTTACACAGACGTGTGCTACAAGGCCAAGCCCGTCATCGACACATTCGCCTACTGTGACGGCGACCTGCTGGTCACCTGGGTCCCGGGAAACTGGTGCTGGCGGGCATTCCCCTGGATGCGGTGGCGTTGGCCCACTTCTGGGTGTGGCTTTATGCGGGTTTTGGGTTGAGCGCCCTGCAGGGGCTGGCTCAGTTATAGACGGCGGCCATGCTCGCGAAGTTGGAGTCACGGCCCACAACCAGAACTCTTCCGTCAAGGAGCAGCGTATGGGTCAGGTACTCGTCGTAGAAGAGGGACCGACCGCTTCGAGAGAAGGTCTCGGTGGCCGGGTCAAACAAGGCGTCCTGTAGTCCGGTCAGGTCGTTGCACCCTATTGGCAGCAGCACCTTACCCCCGATCAAGCAGGTGATGTTGGTTATGATCGCCGAACCGCCCAGGGGGTTGGGCAATTTGCGGAAGGCACCAGTCACCGGGTCGTACAGTTCGATGGATCTCAAGGCGCCGAAGCTTTGGTAGCCCACCTTGGTCCAACCGGAGTAGACGAGCAACTGTCCGTTCTCCAGCAGTGTGGTGGTGTGGTACTCCCGGCCGTCTGCCATATCCGGACCCGCGGTCCATTGACCGGTAGCGGGATCATACAGCTCCGTGCTGGCCAAGGGGAACGCGTAGCCGTCCACGTCTGGCGTGGGGCGAAGGCCACCTGTGACCAAGACCTTGCCGTTTCCCAAAAGGTTGGCCGCGTGATTCTCCCTACCGGTGGCCATAGGCTGCGCCAGGGTGGATTGAAAGGTCGCCGGGTCATACAGTTCGCAGCTGGCGACGATGCTGTTATTGGAGTCGAAGCCTCCCGCGATGAGGATCTTCCCATTCGGCAGAAGGGTGGCCGTGAACCCCCACCTGCCCACCAGCAGACTGCCAGCTGGGCTGATCGTCCCGGTGTCCGGGTCGTACAGTTCGCAGGTGGGTGTCTTCGCATAGCCCGTGGTGGTGCCACTCAACAGCAGCACCTTGCCCGAGTCGAGCAGGACGGCCGCATGAGTCCACCGGGGGGTGAGCAGAGTGGGGCCTGGCGTGAGCAAGCCCGTGGCAGGATCGAACAGGTTGGTTGCTTTTTCTGTGCCGGTGAGGTACCCACCTGCCAGCAGAACCTTGCCGGAGGCAAGTCGAGTAGCCGTATGCCCCATCAGCGCTGTAGTCGAGGCAGTGAGGGGGGTCATCACGCCCTGATAGGTTTTGGTCAAGGTCACCTGCACGGGATTGGAAAGGACACTTCCACCCTCGTTGGAGACCCTCACCCGGAAGGCCGCTAGGTGATCCCGCACGGTGGTGGCAAAGGTATGGGTCAGGCCCGTGGCGCCGGCTAAGTCATGCCAGCTGCCGCGCTCCTGGCGCTGCCATTGGAGCGTGGGCGTGGGCGAACCGCTCACCGCCACCGTCAGGGATGCAGTGGATGTGATGGGGACCGTCTGGGCCAGGGGTTGCGCGGTGATCTTCGGTGCCTCGACAGTCTTGGGGGTGCCACCGCCCCCACAGCACAAGAGGATGAGGACGGAAGCCCCGCCCAGGGCTTGCCGGAAGGCACGAATTCCATACATGGGAACCTCACGAGAGAGGAATTTGGCGGATTTGCCAGGGTTGCCGTCAAGTGTAAACATGCGATACAACTTATTCAATTCGCAAGTAGCCCAACGCTGGCCGCTAACGTTCGAGGCTCGCCCCGAAATGTCTAAAGAGCCTGGCGCTGCTCGCCTCGCACGGTTCCCCACCAATCGGCTGCAGGTCCCGGAGCCAGCGGCAGGAGGAGCCAAGTTATGCGTGGCCCCGGGCACTCGTGGCTCAGAGTCCGACTACGATCAGGATGGCTGGCGCGAAGCCAAACCGGTGGGGCTCCTAGGTGCTGGCCAAGCCCCAGACTGTGAGGTCGCTGGCATAGGGTTGAATTTCAGAGAGAGGGGGAATCCCCTATCGCTTGATTCAGGCTGGAGAGCCTGCTCCCTCCGAATCTTTCAAGGCTGAAGGCTAAGGCTTTCGATTACTTACCTTTTCGGGACTCGTGGATAGAGAATTCAAACGGCCCATTCGTATCTGACTTTCGATATGGCGCCTTGGGATTGCGGGATCTTGAAGATCAGCCCACCAAAATTGTTTCTTTTTCGATGTACATCAGTTTTTATCGGTGTTCATCGGTGGCTAGCATTCCACTTCTTTCCACCCCTCCAGCACCCTGAAGCGGCTGCCCATCATGCCGGGGAGGGTGAGCTGGAGGAGGTTCTCGGTGCGGGCTTTGCGGTCGGCTTCGGGGAGGGTCAGCCACTGGGCGCCCCACTGGTCCAGCGGCGCGTGGGTGCGGATCCACTTGCTCAACTCCACGTGGCCCAGGTCCGTGAAGCGGTGGCCTTCGAGCAGGTGGGCCAGGCGCGT contains these protein-coding regions:
- the aguB gene encoding N-carbamoylputrescine amidase, with amino-acid sequence MVRVAATQCAFGGSLDENVARVEGLVREAAAQGAQVILPSELFEGLYFCREEKDAFFDWAKPAEGNPTIARFQKLAKELGVVIPVSFFERDGHAFYNSLAMVDADGAMLGVYRKSHIPDGPGYEEKFYFRPGNTGFKVWDTRFGKLGVGICWDQWYPECARAMMLLGAEILLYPTAIGTEPENPDLDTKDLWQRAMIGHAVSNVVPVVASNRIGLEGDQTFYGHSFIADHRGEKVAELGRAASGVITADFDLEEIRRNRASFGFFRDRRPDLYGLISKTD
- a CDS encoding aminotransferase class V-fold PLP-dependent enzyme; this translates as MTLLNLPIPPEVKMIYLDNGATSFPKPQVVYERMDTFYRSAGVNPGRSGFDLCLEAGALVDDTRHLLCDFFGGTDPNRLVFSYNSTDALNLAIWGSLQPGDHVVTTHVEHNATLRPLWKLEQEGSPVDWVDFDETGYVDPAEIIRRFRPETKACVMNHASNVIGTVQDAATIGAACRERGIRFILDVSQSAGMVPVKMDELNADIVCFTGHKSLMGPMGIGGMYVREGVEIRRTRAGGTGVKSVQRQHLDEYPYRMEYGTPNLPGIAGLNAGVAWVNQLGLATIHHHEMALWRQLRDALREIEGVTLYCAEDIPGRERISVLSFNVEGLEAADVGTMLDVDHNIACRTGLHCTPMVHEHLGTAAHGAVRFGIGAFNHEAHIQAAIEGVREIAAAGRRRAGKVATGAMA
- a CDS encoding TusE/DsrC/DsvC family sulfur relay protein; translation: MSGLVFNGQMVALNEEGFLEDPSLWNEDLARALAQSEEGLDALGDEHWAVIRFIRSHFEEKQGAPMVRAVCKGTGLRLQQIYDLFPSGPAKGACKLAGLPKPDGCV
- a CDS encoding (Fe-S)-binding protein, whose translation is MSVELEAQLESLTEESLAKGLEVFRHHLKDAEAGFLNACVRCGLCADSCHYHRAEPTLENVPGRKLDHITAVFKAHFTTMGRLAPGLVGAKRLDRDMARAWVDAVFGRCSLCGRCSINCTIGIPMPTLFRAARRALGAMGLVPEDLQATVDNSLRHGNNMAIEREEWVETVEWIEEELQAETGDPLARIPLDKQGARCLFTVNPREAKFFPLSLQASAKVFWAAGEDWTLASDAGWDLTNYALFTCEDDQAAAIVKNLTDAMTRLGCEVLVIGECGHGYQSARWMGPEWLKRAFPFPVVSILELMDQYLDAGRIEVDPTKNPHPVTLHDPCNLVRHGGISEPQRRVLRRAVANLVEMAPHGVENYCCGGGGGQLAMSRYRNRRLKAGRMKAEQIRATGAKMVAAPCHNCIDQLGELNKEYQLKVHIKTVAELVAAALVTPTPAEAQP
- a CDS encoding CocE/NonD family hydrolase; the protein is MPFPRAPRAALLLATALLLASPRLEAHPAQAQAAAEPVRAQYAKREVLIPMRDGRQLFTAIYTPRDTSRAYPILMQRTPYSVWPYGEEAFPEHLGPSPRFQAEGFIFVYQDVRGRMMSEGDFVNMRPQRAASGAAVDESTDTYDTIAWLLKHVDGHNGRVGQWGISYPGFYSAVALLSGHPALKAVSPQAPIVDWFQGDDFHRNGALWLPHAFNFMTSFGKPRPAPTKAWPATLDHGTSDGYEWFLRLGPTAATRQYTKDVAFWNEMLDHPTYDAFWQARNLRPQLKGVQPAVLTVGGWFDAENLFGALQVFKTLGRQSPATDNRLVMGPWSHGGWERSAGDHLGPVQFGAATSEWFQAEVLFPFFMHHLKDAKAPELAKVTVFETGANRWHKLEAWPPTQAKDAKLYLQPNGNLSLTPPAPAGGADTFISDPSKPVPFIEQVAIGMPKEYMTADQRFAGRRPDVLVYQTGPLKEDLTLAGPLRPELFVATTGTDADWVVKLIDVYPDDFKNPDFKPSGSPWDPTPNPMGGYQQLVRGEVMRGKFRDSLEQPAPFTPGQPTRVAWSMNDIFHTFKKGHRVMVQLQSTWFPLMDRNPQAFMNINEAVATDYRSATHTVFHDAARPSGIGVGVWSEK
- a CDS encoding agmatine deiminase family protein, yielding MTHPILHQPAEWDRHSACWLAWPSHGHLWRSNLAPAQAEFAALCVAIAEDGGEAIELLVQDDAAEAEARAALAPVLANVRFHRVPVGDIWLRDTAPIFVKDAARALHAACFRFNGWGGKYELPGDDQVAGRVAGITGLPRLDHGWVLEGGSVEVDGEGTVLTTRQCLLNPNRNPEMNQVQIEAALREGLGAEKVLWLDEGLLNDHTDGHIDTLARFVAPGVVVCMEARDPADPNAAILDRLAADLAAMTDARGRRLQVVRIPSPGLLEDEDGEPMPASFVNFYIGNAAVIVPTYGTPFDAEAVAAIARLLPGRRTVGRSARAILSGGGAFHCITQQQPEVL
- a CDS encoding aminotransferase-like domain-containing protein; this encodes MTIWVPDLSADSRPTYLAVADAIGAAVRLGQLRPGDQLPTHRALADLLGVNVSTITRSYREAARRLLVGGEVGRGTYVLGLASEAALFAFQNRPEGGVIDLSTNRPPVGLSEGDLSDGLAALGPGGRFLNYPSPGDTRLHREAAAAWMERRGLRAEPERVLVCAGAQHAVDTALGLLGEHGDLACEALVYPGLKAVARHSQRRLHPMAMDREGVLPAALEAACRAGLRVAVLSPTLNNPTTATLGLKRREAIVAIARKHDLLLVEEDVYGLLPEEAPPPLAALAPERVLYVTGLSKTVAPGLRLGYLLLPPMLQARAREAEHHTTWYVTALSMALGTAWLEDGTAWRRLAAQRKELAARHRLCAQGLRRLEWRGEPHCPHAWLPSPPGGPERFTRRALQAGVVVVPSDVFAATRAVQELGLRISIGAAPDRATLVQGLARLEAVAEALEDGSG
- a CDS encoding kelch repeat-containing protein, with the protein product MFTLDGNPGKSAKFLSREVPMYGIRAFRQALGGASVLILLCCGGGGTPKTVEAPKITAQPLAQTVPITSTASLTVAVSGSPTPTLQWQRQERGSWHDLAGATGLTHTFATTVRDHLAAFRVRVSNEGGSVLSNPVQVTLTKTYQGVMTPLTASTTALMGHTATRLASGKVLLAGGYLTGTEKATNLFDPATGLLTPGPTLLTPRWTHAAVLLDSGKVLLLSGTTTGYAKTPTCELYDPDTGTISPAGSLLVGRWGFTATLLPNGKILIAGGFDSNNSIVASCELYDPATFQSTLAQPMATGRENHAANLLGNGKVLVTGGLRPTPDVDGYAFPLASTELYDPATGQWTAGPDMADGREYHTTTLLENGQLLVYSGWTKVGYQSFGALRSIELYDPVTGAFRKLPNPLGGSAIITNITCLIGGKVLLPIGCNDLTGLQDALFDPATETFSRSGRSLFYDEYLTHTLLLDGRVLVVGRDSNFASMAAVYN